Proteins encoded by one window of Euzebya sp.:
- a CDS encoding DMT family transporter, translating to MAAGRSSFTPRDAGLLVLLALLWGNSFLFIKTAVEEIPPGWVVAGRLSIGGALLVVIVVLRGLRIPAGRRTLAALALIGVAGTAAGWFGQAWAQQSLDSGLVAVLNATTPAATLVLAVLTGIERLYAARVVGLLVAAVGSIVIIGGEVSAGGPLLALVIAAVAPFAYGLGSVITRKEISGRVKTLPAVGTQLVAGAVVMTVLSLALEGPPPAPLDLSLWPALALFALGLLGTGVAFIIYFTLIGSVGATNASMVTYLVPIVGLIAGALVRGERFGPNVFAGAAILVVGVYLAQRRPAEVVSASEETAVEDELGVPPPV from the coding sequence GTGGCTGCTGGTCGTTCGTCGTTCACCCCGCGCGACGCGGGGTTGCTGGTGCTGCTGGCGCTGCTGTGGGGCAACTCGTTCCTCTTCATCAAGACCGCGGTGGAGGAGATCCCGCCCGGCTGGGTCGTCGCGGGCCGGCTGAGCATCGGTGGCGCCCTGCTCGTGGTGATCGTCGTGCTGCGCGGGCTGCGCATCCCCGCCGGACGGCGGACCCTCGCAGCGCTGGCGCTGATCGGGGTGGCGGGCACCGCCGCCGGCTGGTTCGGGCAGGCGTGGGCGCAGCAGTCCCTCGACTCCGGGCTGGTCGCCGTGCTGAACGCCACCACGCCGGCGGCGACGCTCGTCCTCGCCGTGTTGACCGGCATCGAGCGCCTCTACGCCGCACGGGTCGTGGGCCTGCTGGTGGCCGCCGTCGGCTCGATCGTGATCATCGGCGGGGAGGTCTCGGCCGGCGGGCCGCTGCTCGCCCTGGTCATCGCCGCGGTCGCGCCGTTCGCCTACGGGCTCGGCAGCGTGATCACCCGGAAGGAGATCTCCGGTCGGGTCAAGACGCTGCCCGCGGTCGGCACCCAGCTGGTCGCGGGTGCGGTGGTGATGACGGTGCTGTCGCTGGCGCTGGAGGGGCCGCCGCCCGCGCCGCTCGACCTCTCGCTGTGGCCCGCCCTGGCCCTGTTCGCGCTCGGGCTGCTCGGGACCGGTGTCGCGTTCATCATCTACTTCACGCTGATCGGCAGCGTCGGGGCGACGAACGCGTCGATGGTCACCTACCTGGTCCCGATCGTCGGGCTCATCGCCGGCGCGCTGGTGCGCGGCGAGCGGTTCGGCCCCAACGTCTTCGCCGGCGCAGCCATCCTGGTCGTCGGGGTCTACCTGGCCCAGCGCCGACCGGCCGAGGTCGTCTCGGCGTCGGAGGAGACGGCCGTTGAGGACGAGCTGGGCGTCCCTCCCCCGGTCTAG
- a CDS encoding acyl-CoA dehydrogenase family protein: MQRSLFTEEHDLFRDTVRGFVADRVVPSHDDWDDAGIVPRELFTGAGALGMLALQAPERFGGGGMADFRFNQVLLEEFHYAGVAPAGLSLSLHNDIVLPYFTEQASEDQQARWLPGICTGETITAVAMTEPGTGSDLASVATTARRDGDHYVVNGSKTFISNGINADLVVTAVKTDPSKRHAGMSLVVVERGMEGFERGRNLDKIGMHAQDTAELHFSDVRVPIENRLGEEGEGFTILTANLPQERLAIAISGVAAARAAVDWALAYVKERTAFGRPIGDFQHTKFVLAECDTEVTMAEVFTDTCVLALNAGSLSAADASRAKWWCTELQKRTIDRCLQLFGGYGYMREYPIARAYADARITTIYGGTTEIMKTIIAKDLGL, encoded by the coding sequence ATGCAGCGCAGCCTGTTCACCGAGGAGCACGACCTGTTCCGCGACACCGTGCGGGGCTTCGTCGCCGACCGGGTGGTCCCGTCCCACGACGACTGGGACGACGCCGGGATCGTGCCCCGCGAGCTGTTCACCGGCGCCGGGGCGCTCGGGATGCTGGCCCTGCAGGCCCCCGAGCGGTTCGGCGGCGGGGGGATGGCCGACTTCCGCTTCAACCAGGTGCTGCTCGAGGAGTTCCACTACGCCGGTGTGGCCCCGGCGGGGTTGTCGCTGTCCCTGCACAACGACATCGTCCTGCCGTACTTCACCGAGCAGGCGTCCGAGGACCAGCAGGCGCGGTGGCTGCCCGGCATCTGCACCGGCGAGACGATCACCGCGGTGGCGATGACCGAACCGGGGACCGGGTCGGACCTGGCGTCGGTCGCCACGACGGCACGGCGCGACGGCGACCACTACGTGGTCAACGGGTCGAAGACGTTCATCTCGAACGGGATCAACGCCGACCTGGTCGTCACGGCGGTCAAGACCGATCCCTCGAAGCGGCACGCAGGGATGTCGCTCGTGGTCGTCGAGCGCGGGATGGAGGGGTTCGAGCGGGGCCGCAACCTCGATAAGATCGGCATGCACGCCCAGGACACCGCCGAGTTGCACTTCTCCGACGTCCGGGTGCCGATCGAGAACCGGCTGGGGGAGGAGGGGGAGGGGTTCACCATCCTCACCGCGAACCTGCCCCAGGAGCGGCTGGCCATCGCGATCAGCGGCGTCGCGGCGGCCCGGGCGGCCGTCGACTGGGCGCTCGCCTACGTGAAGGAGCGGACCGCGTTCGGCCGGCCGATCGGGGACTTCCAGCACACCAAGTTCGTGCTGGCCGAGTGCGACACCGAGGTCACCATGGCCGAGGTCTTCACCGACACCTGCGTGCTGGCGCTGAACGCCGGGTCGCTGTCGGCGGCGGACGCGAGCCGGGCCAAGTGGTGGTGCACCGAGCTGCAGAAGCGGACGATCGACCGCTGCCTGCAGCTGTTCGGCGGCTACGGCTACATGCGCGAGTACCCCATCGCGAGGGCGTACGCCGACGCCCGCATCACCACGATCTACGGGGGGACGACGGAGATCATGAAGACGATCATCGCGAAGGACCTGGGGCTGTAG
- a CDS encoding neutral zinc metallopeptidase, which translates to MRFQRRGRLSSNIEDRRGRGRAAAVGGGGLGIVAVVAFLLVNLLSGGDVDLGGVLSQLEAPAPAGQGESIPTGGEATSDLDEFVSFVLDDVQAFWDEQFAASGQRYDEAVLVLYEGGTGTAGCGYGSATAGPFYCPADRKIYLDQSFFRQLADRFDAPGDFAQAYVLAHEVAHHVQNELGISDRVRAEQQADPDGANELSVALELQADCLAGVWGYAALDADLLEPGDLEEALGAATAVGDDTIQSGAGADVNPETWTHGSAEQRTRWFRTGFESGDPNRCDTFTS; encoded by the coding sequence ATGCGCTTCCAGCGTCGTGGCCGCCTGTCGTCGAACATCGAGGACCGGCGGGGGCGTGGCCGGGCCGCAGCGGTCGGTGGCGGGGGCCTCGGCATCGTGGCCGTGGTCGCGTTCCTGCTCGTCAACCTCCTGAGCGGCGGTGACGTCGACCTCGGCGGGGTCCTGTCCCAGCTGGAGGCGCCGGCACCCGCGGGGCAGGGGGAGTCCATCCCCACCGGCGGCGAGGCCACCAGCGACCTGGACGAGTTCGTGTCCTTCGTCCTCGACGACGTCCAGGCGTTCTGGGACGAGCAGTTCGCCGCGTCCGGCCAGCGCTACGACGAGGCGGTGCTCGTGCTGTACGAGGGCGGCACCGGCACCGCCGGGTGCGGCTACGGGTCCGCGACGGCCGGGCCGTTCTACTGCCCCGCGGATCGGAAGATCTACCTGGACCAGTCGTTCTTCCGCCAGCTCGCCGACCGCTTCGACGCGCCGGGCGACTTCGCGCAGGCCTACGTCCTCGCCCACGAGGTGGCCCACCACGTCCAGAACGAGCTCGGCATCTCCGACCGGGTCCGCGCCGAGCAGCAGGCCGACCCCGACGGCGCGAACGAGCTGTCGGTGGCCCTCGAGCTGCAGGCCGACTGCCTCGCCGGGGTGTGGGGGTACGCCGCCCTCGACGCCGACCTGCTCGAGCCGGGCGACCTCGAGGAGGCCCTCGGCGCCGCCACCGCGGTCGGGGACGACACGATCCAGTCGGGCGCGGGCGCGGACGTCAACCCCGAGACGTGGACCCACGGGTCCGCCGAGCAGCGCACCCGCTGGTTCCGCACCGGCTTCGAGTCCGGCGACCCGAACCGGTGCGACACCTTCACGAGCTGA
- a CDS encoding pyridoxamine 5'-phosphate oxidase family protein, translated as MGKRYDQITPAFERFIADQHIFFVATAAPEGRVNTSPKGMDTLRVLGPNRIAWLQVTGSGNETAAHLAVAPRITLMWCAFEGHPRILRAYGTGRVLHRHDEGWDDLIGHFDERPGTRQIVDCAIDLVQTSCGMAVPYFDHVGDRDDLDRWAEAKGADGLAAYWQQKNTTSLDGAPITLPT; from the coding sequence ATGGGCAAGCGGTACGACCAGATCACCCCCGCGTTCGAGCGCTTCATCGCCGACCAGCACATCTTCTTCGTGGCCACGGCCGCGCCGGAGGGCCGGGTCAACACCTCCCCGAAGGGCATGGACACCCTCCGGGTCCTCGGACCGAACCGGATCGCCTGGCTGCAGGTCACCGGCAGCGGCAACGAGACCGCCGCCCACCTCGCCGTCGCGCCCCGGATCACGCTGATGTGGTGCGCCTTCGAGGGGCACCCGCGCATCCTGCGGGCGTACGGCACCGGGCGGGTCCTGCACCGCCACGACGAGGGGTGGGACGACCTCATCGGCCACTTCGACGAGCGGCCGGGCACCCGCCAGATCGTCGACTGCGCCATCGACCTGGTCCAGACCTCCTGCGGCATGGCCGTGCCCTACTTCGACCACGTCGGCGACCGCGACGACCTCGACCGCTGGGCGGAGGCCAAGGGCGCCGACGGCCTCGCCGCCTACTGGCAGCAGAAGAACACCACCAGCCTGGACGGCGCCCCGATCACGCTGCCGACGTAG